One genomic window of Salvia miltiorrhiza cultivar Shanhuang (shh) chromosome 4, IMPLAD_Smil_shh, whole genome shotgun sequence includes the following:
- the LOC131019854 gene encoding uncharacterized protein LOC131019854 isoform X2 — protein sequence MGNSRPSFRNSEFLQSALSLSLSQLPDPGNYVHSPASRCGGGNSGLSAKSGLPEIEGSGFFILGSRVRVIFDFFSGSRSISLSTLEDFKNSLAPVHPAKTQLLESDTVSDLTSILSSSSVTATPYKHISIETPYTDKSEMDSLKMGGSVEAEVVLKHLREARVQVSKSKDVGPSKNVVEALINIIIEEFRGSVYEEDEWLDKLLSIRVQMDPSQDQSQHNVLIVTICG from the exons ATGGGCAATTCTCGCCCCAGCTTCCGAAATTCAGAATTTCTTCAATCTgcactatctctctctctctctcaattaccAGACCCCGGCAACTACGTCCATTCTCCGGCGAGTCGCTGCGGCGGCGGCAATAGCGGTTTATCGGCGAAGAGTGGATTGCCGGAGATCGAAGGGAgtggattttttattttgggatcTAGGGTTCGAgtgattttcgattttttttctgGTTCTAGATCAATTTCCTTGAGCACTCTCGAAGATTTCAAG AACTCTTTGGCTCCAGTTCATCCAGCAAAGACACAATTATTAGAGTCAGATACTGTCTCGGATCTGACTTCAATTCTATCTTCCTCCTCCGTGACTGCTACTCCTTACAAGCACATTTCCATTGAAACGCCCTACACCGACAAATCTGAGATGGATTCTCTCAAGATGGGAGGATCAGTTGAGGCAGAGGTAGTGTTAAAACATTTAAGAGAAGCTAGAGTTCAAGTCTCGAAATCAAAAGATGTCGGCCCTTCAAAGAATGTCGTGGAGGCTCTCATAAACATCATCATCGAAGAGTTTCGTGGTAGTGTTTATGAAGAGGATGAATGGCTTGATAAACTCCTGTCGA TTCGAGTTCAAATGGATCCTTCACAAGACCAAAGCCAACATAATGTGCTAATTGTGACTATTTGTGGATAA
- the LOC131019854 gene encoding uncharacterized protein LOC131019854 isoform X1, with translation MGNSRPSFRNSEFLQSALSLSLSQLPDPGNYVHSPASRCGGGNSGLSAKSGLPEIEGSGFFILGSRVRVIFDFFSGSRSISLSTLEDFKNSLAPVHPAKTQLLESDTVSDLTSILSSSSVTATPYKHISIETPYTDKSEMDSLKMGGSVEAEVVLKHLREARVQVSKSKDVGPSKNVVEALINIIIEEFRGSVYEEDEWLDKLLSSKLNQVFLICIMVLFSLLMVWFLSSSSNGSFTRPKPT, from the exons ATGGGCAATTCTCGCCCCAGCTTCCGAAATTCAGAATTTCTTCAATCTgcactatctctctctctctctcaattaccAGACCCCGGCAACTACGTCCATTCTCCGGCGAGTCGCTGCGGCGGCGGCAATAGCGGTTTATCGGCGAAGAGTGGATTGCCGGAGATCGAAGGGAgtggattttttattttgggatcTAGGGTTCGAgtgattttcgattttttttctgGTTCTAGATCAATTTCCTTGAGCACTCTCGAAGATTTCAAG AACTCTTTGGCTCCAGTTCATCCAGCAAAGACACAATTATTAGAGTCAGATACTGTCTCGGATCTGACTTCAATTCTATCTTCCTCCTCCGTGACTGCTACTCCTTACAAGCACATTTCCATTGAAACGCCCTACACCGACAAATCTGAGATGGATTCTCTCAAGATGGGAGGATCAGTTGAGGCAGAGGTAGTGTTAAAACATTTAAGAGAAGCTAGAGTTCAAGTCTCGAAATCAAAAGATGTCGGCCCTTCAAAGAATGTCGTGGAGGCTCTCATAAACATCATCATCGAAGAGTTTCGTGGTAGTGTTTATGAAGAGGATGAATGGCTTGATAAACTCCTGTCGAGTAAGCTCAATCAGGTTTTCTTGATCTGTATTATGGTGTTATTCTCTCTGTTGATGGTTTGGTTCCTCAGTTCGAGTTCAAATGGATCCTTCACAAGACCAAAGCCAACATAA